A part of Vespertiliibacter pulmonis genomic DNA contains:
- a CDS encoding serine hydrolase, with product MSYANGETDYGIVTPTINAQTYVLMDYNSGAVLASLNPDQRQYPASLTKMMTSYVVGSAIKNGKIKNDDLVTITENSWGQKFPGSSKMFLNLNQQVPVSQLNRGIIVVSGNDACVAMAEHLSGSQAAFIETMNKYVQQFGLKNTHFATVHGLDDPNQYSSARDMAIIGQHIIRDLPEEYRIYAEKEFTFNKIKQANRNGLLWDKTMNVDGMKTGHTDKAGYNLVASAYDSNTRLISVVMGVSTIKGREIESKKLLQWGFTNFETVKPLAAGQTVSEQSVYYGDLNKIQLGTLSDKFITVPKGKTGELKARYVLEKKTLEAPLVKGQVVGKIIYQLNDKDIANIDLQVMQDVAEAGFIGKTWDWLVLTVKSLFN from the coding sequence ATGAGCTATGCCAACGGTGAAACCGATTATGGCATTGTAACCCCAACCATCAATGCACAAACTTATGTGTTGATGGATTATAACTCTGGTGCAGTGTTAGCGAGTTTAAACCCTGATCAACGTCAATACCCTGCTAGTTTAACAAAAATGATGACAAGCTATGTCGTGGGTAGTGCCATTAAAAATGGGAAAATTAAAAATGATGACCTCGTTACCATTACAGAAAACTCTTGGGGGCAAAAATTCCCTGGCTCATCAAAAATGTTTTTAAATTTAAATCAACAGGTGCCAGTTAGCCAACTTAATCGAGGTATTATCGTTGTTTCAGGCAACGACGCCTGTGTCGCAATGGCTGAACACCTTTCTGGCTCACAAGCAGCCTTTATTGAAACAATGAATAAATATGTGCAACAGTTTGGTCTGAAGAACACCCATTTTGCCACTGTTCACGGTTTAGATGATCCGAATCAGTACTCCTCTGCACGTGATATGGCAATCATCGGACAGCATATTATTCGTGATCTACCCGAAGAATACCGTATTTATGCAGAAAAAGAGTTCACATTCAATAAAATCAAACAAGCTAACCGTAATGGTTTATTGTGGGATAAAACAATGAATGTAGATGGTATGAAAACAGGCCATACCGATAAAGCAGGTTATAATTTAGTAGCTTCGGCATACGATAGTAATACTCGCTTAATTTCTGTGGTTATGGGTGTTTCTACAATTAAAGGACGTGAAATTGAAAGCAAAAAATTGCTCCAATGGGGATTTACGAATTTTGAAACCGTCAAACCTTTAGCCGCTGGGCAAACTGTATCTGAACAAAGCGTTTACTACGGTGATTTAAATAAAATCCAACTAGGTACATTAAGTGATAAATTCATTACCGTACCAAAAGGAAAAACAGGGGAATTAAAAGCTCGTTATGTCCTTGAGAAAAAAACGCTAGAAGCTCCTCTCGTAAAAGGGCAAGTAGTTGGTAAAATTATTTATCAATTAAATGATAAAGATATTGCCAATATTGATTTACAAGTTATGCAAGACGTTGCAGAAGCTGGTTTTATTGGTAAAACATGGGATTGGCTTGTATTAACTGTTAAAAGCCTTTTTAACTAA
- the rodA gene encoding rod shape-determining protein RodA translates to MSKSFLNRFWKIFALDWLLIIGLLAITGYGLIVLYSASGANERMFFNRIIQVILGLSLMIIIAMFPPRFYEKISPYLYVVCIALLLLVDVAGEISKGAQRWLNLGFIRFQPSEIAKLSVPLMVATYLGNRALPPNFKDTFIALALIIIPTLLVAIQPDLGTAILVCAAGVFVLFLAGLSWKLIGAGIVLLAGFLPIMWFYLMHDYQKTRVMTLLDPEKDPLGAGYHIIQSKIAIGSGGLEGKGWMEGTQSQLEFLPEPHTDFIFAVLGEEHGLIGVLILLAIYLFIIARGLIIGAKSTSSFGRILSGGTALLFFVYVFVNIGMVSGILPVVGVPLPLFSYGGTSYVTLMAAFGLVMSAYVHRERADKSNPYNT, encoded by the coding sequence ATGAGTAAGTCATTTTTAAATCGATTTTGGAAAATTTTCGCCCTTGATTGGCTACTCATCATCGGGCTACTTGCTATTACAGGATATGGTCTAATTGTACTTTACAGTGCAAGCGGAGCAAATGAACGAATGTTTTTTAATCGCATTATCCAAGTTATACTTGGGCTCAGCTTGATGATCATTATTGCAATGTTTCCACCTCGCTTTTATGAAAAAATTTCCCCTTATTTATACGTTGTTTGTATCGCTTTATTATTGCTCGTTGATGTTGCAGGGGAAATCAGCAAAGGAGCACAACGTTGGCTCAACCTTGGTTTTATTCGTTTTCAACCTTCTGAAATCGCTAAACTATCGGTGCCATTAATGGTCGCAACCTATTTAGGTAACCGTGCCTTGCCACCTAATTTTAAAGATACCTTTATCGCTTTAGCCCTAATTATTATCCCTACATTATTAGTCGCAATACAGCCAGATTTAGGCACTGCAATCCTAGTTTGTGCAGCGGGGGTTTTTGTCCTATTTTTAGCAGGGCTGAGTTGGAAACTTATCGGAGCAGGTATTGTACTCTTAGCAGGATTTCTCCCTATAATGTGGTTTTATCTTATGCACGATTACCAAAAAACACGGGTAATGACGCTACTTGACCCCGAAAAGGATCCTCTCGGGGCTGGCTATCACATTATTCAATCAAAAATTGCAATTGGCTCAGGTGGGTTAGAAGGAAAAGGCTGGATGGAAGGTACACAATCACAGCTCGAATTTTTACCAGAACCTCATACAGATTTCATTTTTGCGGTTTTAGGCGAAGAGCACGGTTTGATTGGTGTACTTATTCTGCTGGCAATTTATCTCTTTATTATTGCTCGAGGGCTAATCATCGGAGCAAAATCCACATCAAGCTTTGGACGTATTTTATCTGGCGGAACAGCCTTGCTCTTTTTCGTCTATGTTTTTGTGAATATCGGTATGGTGAGTGGTATTTTACCCGTAGTTGGCGTACCATTACCGCTATTTAGCTATGGAGGCACGTCCTATGTTACACTAATGGCAGCATTTGGATTAGTGATGTCTGCTTATGTTCACCGAGAACGGGCTGACAAAAGCAACCCCTATAATACCTAA
- the lipA gene encoding lipoyl synthase, whose translation MGTPFKMERGVKYRDAAKTSIIPVKNIDPNQELLKKPEWMKIKLPASSERIQNIKNGMRRHGLHSVCEEASCPNLHECFNHGTATFMIMGAICTRRCPFCDVAHGKPLPLDQDEPRKLAETIQDMKLKYVVITSVDRDDLPDRGAGHFTACVREIRALNPGIKIEILVPDFRGRIEQAIEILKENPPDVFNHNLENVPRLYREIRPGADYNWSLKLLQEFKRAFPDIPTKSGIMVGLGETNDEILEVMRDLRSHGVTMLTLGQYLQPSRHHLPVARYVHPTEFDMFREEANQMGFEHAACGPFVRSSYHADLQASGKIVK comes from the coding sequence ATGGGTACACCATTTAAAATGGAGCGTGGCGTTAAATATCGTGATGCCGCCAAAACCTCTATTATTCCCGTCAAAAATATTGACCCAAACCAAGAACTACTCAAAAAACCTGAATGGATGAAAATCAAACTTCCAGCCAGCTCAGAACGTATTCAAAATATCAAAAATGGAATGCGTCGCCACGGGCTGCATTCAGTCTGTGAAGAAGCCTCTTGTCCAAATTTACACGAATGTTTTAACCACGGTACTGCAACCTTTATGATTATGGGTGCAATCTGTACTCGCCGCTGCCCATTCTGTGATGTTGCACACGGCAAGCCATTGCCTCTCGATCAAGATGAACCACGCAAATTAGCTGAAACTATTCAAGATATGAAACTAAAATATGTGGTCATTACCTCTGTTGATCGTGATGATCTACCTGATCGTGGTGCAGGTCATTTCACTGCTTGCGTGAGAGAAATCCGTGCTTTAAACCCGGGCATCAAAATTGAAATACTTGTTCCCGATTTTCGTGGACGTATTGAACAAGCAATTGAAATTCTCAAAGAGAACCCACCTGATGTGTTCAACCACAATCTAGAGAATGTACCTCGTTTGTACCGTGAAATCCGCCCTGGAGCAGATTACAATTGGTCATTAAAGCTATTGCAAGAATTTAAAAGAGCTTTTCCTGACATTCCAACAAAATCAGGCATTATGGTTGGGCTTGGTGAAACAAACGATGAAATTTTAGAAGTGATGCGAGATTTACGCTCTCACGGCGTCACAATGCTAACCCTAGGGCAGTATTTGCAACCAAGCCGCCATCACTTACCCGTAGCACGTTATGTTCACCCAACAGAGTTTGATATGTTCCGTGAAGAAGCCAATCAAATGGGCTTTGAACATGCCGCTTGCGGACCATTTGTCCGTTCCTCTTATCACGCCGATCTCCAAGCAAGCGGTAAGATCGTCAAATAA
- the lipB gene encoding lipoyl(octanoyl) transferase LipB — protein sequence MMNPIYIRQLGIQDYQDIWHKMQEFTDNRTAETPDEIWLVQHPSVFTQGSAGKPEHLLNPTHIPVVQSDRGGQITYHGLGQQIMYVLIDIKRHKAQGNDLNVRQLVTALEQTVVKTLADYGIKSYPKPDAPGVYVDQRKICSLGLRIRKGCSFHGLALNINMDLTPFHHINPCGYAGLEMCQLADFISSEQANCDLVSPKLVNYFTQILGYNSQQIINQ from the coding sequence ATGATGAATCCAATCTATATTCGCCAACTTGGTATCCAAGATTACCAAGACATTTGGCATAAAATGCAAGAATTTACCGATAATCGTACAGCTGAAACGCCTGACGAAATTTGGTTAGTTCAACACCCTTCCGTCTTTACCCAAGGCTCCGCAGGGAAACCCGAACACCTACTAAATCCAACCCATATTCCTGTGGTGCAATCTGACCGTGGTGGGCAAATTACTTATCACGGACTGGGCCAACAAATAATGTATGTTTTAATTGATATTAAACGGCATAAAGCACAAGGAAATGATCTCAATGTTCGCCAATTGGTTACCGCTCTAGAACAAACCGTCGTCAAAACATTAGCTGATTATGGCATCAAATCTTACCCAAAGCCAGATGCTCCCGGTGTTTATGTTGATCAGCGGAAAATCTGCTCATTAGGGCTACGAATCCGTAAAGGTTGCTCTTTCCACGGGCTTGCTCTTAATATCAATATGGATTTAACCCCATTTCACCATATTAATCCTTGTGGCTACGCGGGGTTAGAAATGTGCCAACTTGCTGATTTTATATCTAGTGAACAAGCTAACTGTGATTTAGTTTCTCCTAAATTGGTAAATTACTTTACACAAATTCTAGGTTACAATAGCCAACAAATTATTAATCAATAG
- a CDS encoding ABC transporter permease codes for MSSMFLRNLGIVDEKGQIDFIAFFERFGVLIFLILLVVFFQSQNSAFLSQRNIFNILTEVSIFGIMAVGMTFVILTAGIDLSVGSILAVCAMFAAYIIKGSNTVTVEAGAWGGMSGIIGLIICLVLGTLIGWLNGLGVTKLKLPPFIVTLGGMTIWRGLTLVINNGSPIAGFDESYRWWGRGILLGIPVPVIIFCIVAIIGYFALHKTRWGRYVYSVGGNPEAARLAGVNINRTLVSVYVVMGALAGLAGFILSARLGSAESVAGVAFELRVIASVVIGGTSLMGGYGRITGTIFGSIIMGVLINGLVLMDVSAYYQQIIMGVIIILAVSFDTYAKSRRGAI; via the coding sequence ATGTCTTCAATGTTTCTAAGAAATTTAGGTATTGTTGATGAGAAAGGGCAAATAGATTTTATTGCATTTTTCGAGCGATTTGGTGTGCTTATATTTCTAATTCTACTTGTCGTTTTTTTTCAATCACAAAATAGTGCATTTTTATCACAACGTAATATTTTCAATATTCTCACTGAAGTTTCGATTTTCGGTATTATGGCAGTAGGAATGACATTTGTAATTTTAACTGCTGGTATTGATCTTTCAGTAGGATCAATTCTTGCAGTTTGTGCAATGTTTGCAGCTTATATTATAAAAGGAAGTAATACGGTTACTGTCGAAGCGGGTGCTTGGGGTGGAATGAGTGGTATTATAGGCCTGATTATATGTTTAGTGCTAGGTACTCTTATTGGGTGGTTAAATGGTTTAGGGGTAACTAAATTAAAATTACCTCCTTTTATCGTAACGCTAGGGGGAATGACTATATGGCGTGGGCTGACTCTTGTTATTAATAATGGCTCTCCTATTGCTGGATTTGATGAAAGTTATCGTTGGTGGGGACGTGGAATATTATTGGGTATTCCTGTACCTGTAATTATTTTCTGTATTGTTGCAATTATTGGTTATTTTGCTTTACATAAAACTCGTTGGGGACGCTATGTTTACTCAGTGGGAGGCAATCCAGAGGCGGCTCGTTTAGCTGGAGTTAATATTAATCGTACTTTAGTGAGTGTGTATGTTGTTATGGGAGCTTTAGCAGGATTAGCTGGATTTATTCTCAGTGCAAGGCTTGGTAGTGCAGAATCGGTTGCTGGTGTTGCTTTTGAATTGAGAGTGATAGCTTCGGTTGTTATTGGTGGAACGTCTTTAATGGGGGGATATGGTCGTATAACGGGCACAATTTTTGGTTCAATTATCATGGGAGTCTTGATTAATGGATTAGTGCTAATGGATGTATCTGCCTATTATCAACAAATTATTATGGGTGTTATCATCATTTTGGCGGTGTCTTTTGATACTTATGCGAAAAGCCGTCGAGGAGCAATTTAA
- the ybeD gene encoding DUF493 family protein YbeD: protein MTEQKTVNLTDIAQDKKLRDLLEFPCSFTFKVVGEKRDGLIEDVIKEVQKVVAGDYDPSIKESGKGTYHSISITIEADNIDQIETLYTDLAKIEGVRMVL from the coding sequence ATGACTGAACAAAAAACTGTAAACTTAACCGATATTGCACAAGATAAGAAATTAAGGGATCTTCTTGAGTTTCCTTGCTCATTCACCTTTAAAGTAGTCGGTGAAAAACGTGATGGCTTAATTGAAGACGTGATCAAAGAAGTTCAAAAAGTAGTCGCAGGCGATTACGATCCGAGTATAAAAGAGAGTGGCAAAGGAACTTATCATTCCATATCAATCACGATTGAAGCAGATAATATCGATCAAATTGAAACGCTTTATACCGATCTCGCCAAAATTGAAGGCGTGAGAATGGTTCTCTAA
- a CDS encoding sugar ABC transporter substrate-binding protein, with amino-acid sequence MKMHFKLALSTLTLALATNTFAKDELVVFSLPNLSSPFEVQLQKVAIETSQKLDIKLQVLDGQSSSTKQASDLENAITRGAKGVVISPNDVNAISAAVEEIISENIPAATLDRKVQSSKPVPHFGANNYTGGQEIAKAIKTKYPNGAKIILLTGQPGSTSNIERTKGIRDELTVGGEKYQIIVDQTGNWLRSEGLRIIESVLPTLKTKPDVIIAANDDMALGAVEALKSQGYKAGDILVTGFDAVPEALARIKDGWLFLTADQRPGYAVSSALEQVVGNIRDKKEVSGADYAPKVISKENLQEAERFSEVSE; translated from the coding sequence ATGAAAATGCATTTTAAATTAGCATTAAGTACATTAACGCTAGCGTTAGCAACAAATACTTTTGCTAAAGATGAGCTTGTTGTATTTAGTTTACCAAATTTATCGAGCCCGTTTGAAGTTCAGCTACAAAAAGTAGCGATTGAAACGAGTCAGAAACTAGATATAAAGTTACAAGTGTTAGACGGACAAAGTTCATCAACTAAGCAAGCATCTGATTTAGAAAATGCAATTACACGTGGTGCTAAAGGTGTTGTTATTTCGCCTAATGATGTTAATGCTATTTCGGCAGCAGTGGAAGAAATTATTAGTGAGAATATTCCTGCTGCAACGTTAGATCGCAAAGTTCAAAGTAGCAAGCCTGTTCCACATTTTGGTGCAAACAACTATACAGGTGGGCAAGAAATTGCTAAAGCAATCAAAACAAAATATCCAAATGGAGCAAAAATTATTTTGTTAACTGGACAGCCTGGTTCAACGTCTAATATTGAACGAACAAAGGGTATTCGTGACGAATTAACTGTTGGTGGGGAGAAGTATCAAATTATTGTTGATCAGACAGGAAATTGGTTACGTTCTGAAGGATTGCGTATTATTGAAAGCGTACTCCCAACATTAAAAACTAAGCCAGATGTGATTATTGCAGCTAATGATGATATGGCACTAGGTGCGGTTGAAGCGTTGAAAAGCCAAGGTTATAAAGCTGGTGATATTTTGGTAACTGGCTTTGATGCTGTGCCAGAAGCGCTTGCTCGTATTAAAGATGGGTGGCTATTTTTAACGGCAGATCAACGTCCTGGCTATGCAGTTAGTTCTGCGTTAGAGCAAGTGGTTGGCAATATTCGTGATAAAAAAGAAGTGTCTGGTGCTGATTATGCTCCTAAGGTAATTTCAAAAGAGAATCTTCAAGAAGCAGAACGTTTTTCTGAGGTAAGTGAGTAA
- a CDS encoding sugar ABC transporter ATP-binding protein: MTEPLLVVRDLTKSFSGIMALNGVKLTVGKGEVHALLGENGAGKSTLLKSLSGAQPQTSGDIFFNDEKLSVNDTPFDRQFKGIVTIYQEFNLLPNMTVAENFFLGREPRKGLFVNEKAVNEEAKIVLDNLGLNISPDTQVSRLSVAQQQMVEIARAMTLNAKLIIMDEPSAALSDKEVETLHQIVRDLKKRGISVIYVTHRLNEVFALCDRFTVFQDGRYSGEGNVSETTVDNIIKMMVGRSVAFTRRPPQDTHHTHRPIVLSVKNLHREKPALDPHGIALHGISFNLHEGEVLGIAGLVGAGRTEIARCLFGVEKYTADEISLNSKPYHAISPLDALEKGVALVPEDRKKEGLVLGLSIRTNMTLPTLRNLLKFRWLVDENKENNLIDVYQKALRIKMASSELEARKLSGGNQQKVILARCMALNPKVLIVDEPTRGIDVGAKSEVHQVLFDMAKKGVAVLVISSDLPEIMAISDRIITLSEGKVTGELHGDEATEEKLMSMMAVGIQHTAVH; this comes from the coding sequence ATGACCGAACCTTTATTAGTAGTAAGAGATCTAACGAAAAGTTTTTCAGGAATAATGGCTCTTAATGGTGTGAAACTTACAGTAGGTAAAGGTGAAGTTCACGCATTATTAGGTGAGAATGGGGCAGGTAAGTCCACATTGCTAAAATCTTTATCAGGAGCCCAGCCTCAAACGAGTGGCGATATTTTTTTTAATGATGAGAAACTAAGTGTTAATGATACACCATTTGATCGCCAGTTTAAGGGGATTGTAACTATTTATCAGGAGTTTAATTTATTACCTAATATGACTGTTGCAGAGAACTTTTTTCTTGGAAGGGAGCCAAGAAAAGGGTTATTTGTTAATGAAAAGGCGGTAAATGAAGAAGCCAAAATTGTATTGGATAATTTAGGTTTAAATATTTCCCCAGATACACAAGTTTCTAGATTAAGTGTTGCACAGCAGCAGATGGTTGAAATTGCCCGAGCAATGACGTTAAATGCAAAGTTAATTATTATGGACGAACCTTCTGCAGCGTTGAGTGATAAAGAAGTAGAAACCCTTCATCAGATTGTTCGAGATCTTAAAAAACGAGGTATTAGTGTTATCTATGTTACACACCGTTTAAATGAAGTTTTTGCGCTTTGTGATCGTTTCACAGTTTTTCAAGATGGGCGTTATTCTGGAGAAGGTAATGTTTCTGAAACAACGGTTGATAATATTATTAAAATGATGGTGGGGCGTTCAGTTGCTTTTACTCGCCGTCCTCCACAAGACACACACCATACTCACCGTCCTATAGTGCTTTCTGTTAAAAACCTTCATAGAGAAAAACCTGCACTTGATCCGCATGGTATTGCATTACATGGTATTTCTTTCAACCTTCACGAAGGAGAGGTTCTAGGCATTGCAGGATTGGTGGGAGCAGGCCGAACAGAAATTGCACGTTGCCTATTCGGGGTAGAAAAATATACTGCAGATGAAATTAGTTTAAATAGCAAGCCATATCATGCTATCTCACCGCTTGATGCTCTTGAAAAAGGTGTTGCACTTGTTCCAGAAGATCGTAAAAAAGAAGGGCTTGTATTAGGTCTGTCTATTCGTACCAATATGACGTTGCCTACATTACGTAATTTGTTAAAGTTTAGGTGGCTTGTTGATGAGAATAAAGAGAATAATCTAATTGATGTTTATCAAAAAGCATTGCGAATAAAAATGGCAAGTAGTGAATTAGAAGCACGTAAGTTATCAGGTGGAAACCAACAAAAAGTTATTCTTGCTCGTTGTATGGCACTTAATCCTAAAGTTCTTATTGTGGATGAGCCTACTCGAGGGATTGATGTAGGCGCAAAATCTGAAGTACACCAAGTACTATTTGATATGGCAAAAAAAGGTGTCGCAGTATTGGTCATCTCATCTGATTTACCAGAAATTATGGCGATTTCAGACCGTATTATTACCTTATCAGAAGGTAAAGTAACAGGAGAGTTGCATGGTGATGAGGCAACCGAAGAGAAATTAATGTCAATGATGGCAGTAGGTATTCAGCATACCGCTGTCCATTAA
- a CDS encoding MurR/RpiR family transcriptional regulator — translation MNEPTQLTHLQEEIRLRYDTLSKRLKQVAEYVLDNSNSVVFDTVSTIAERANVPPSTLIRFANAFGFKGFNELKQLFRQNLMEERVNYTERAQLFQQMNSTLNEDTNISTQILRLFVHGNSQTLQQLSNQITEEQLDTATKLLNNANRIFIVGLKRSFSIASYLNYALHHLDYDAILIDGLGGMFDEQLNRVKEGDLVIAISFSPYANETLNVINATAKIGVKHIAITDSQLSPLLAFSDVSFIVKEAQINGFRSQCSTMTLVQTLVVSLAMKKVAHN, via the coding sequence ATGAATGAACCAACTCAATTAACTCATCTACAAGAAGAAATTCGGCTTCGATACGACACACTTAGCAAACGCCTAAAACAAGTTGCAGAATATGTACTCGATAATAGTAATAGTGTTGTATTTGATACAGTTTCAACAATTGCAGAACGAGCTAATGTTCCGCCATCTACCCTAATTCGTTTTGCCAACGCCTTTGGGTTTAAAGGCTTTAATGAGTTAAAACAGCTATTTCGTCAAAATCTGATGGAAGAACGGGTAAACTATACTGAGCGAGCACAACTATTTCAGCAAATGAATTCAACATTAAATGAAGATACCAACATATCTACACAAATTCTTAGATTATTTGTACACGGAAATAGCCAAACATTACAACAGCTTTCTAATCAGATAACCGAAGAGCAACTAGATACTGCAACAAAATTATTAAATAATGCAAATCGTATTTTTATTGTCGGCCTAAAACGCTCTTTTAGTATTGCTAGCTATCTGAACTATGCATTACATCACTTAGATTATGATGCAATTCTCATTGATGGTTTAGGCGGTATGTTTGATGAACAGCTAAATAGGGTAAAGGAAGGGGATTTAGTCATTGCTATTAGCTTTTCACCTTATGCCAATGAAACGCTTAATGTCATTAATGCTACAGCTAAAATTGGTGTGAAACATATTGCAATTACAGATAGCCAGCTTAGTCCACTACTTGCATTTAGCGATGTATCATTTATTGTAAAAGAAGCTCAAATTAATGGATTTAGATCACAATGCTCTACGATGACGCTAGTTCAAACTTTAGTTGTTTCACTAGCAATGAAAAAAGTAGCTCACAATTAA
- a CDS encoding septal ring lytic transglycosylase RlpA family protein, producing the protein MQLSKIISLLLGILIASTSVNTFSAEKQNPSKPSHTQRKAITSTAKKAQNKGQKKTQISTITKQKKSTIVVSSATKKSVSHKKAQVHNNKERKKTNVKKITNKVPSLQKTKTTAKKNTTRHNINIIHNTKKQYGVNGAKLTHVKVINKTYRYREKNKTHTSIDKEKSRLFSQTGIASYYGGMFHGRKTASGEIFNKNAYTAAHKTLALGSYVLVTNLRNGRKVIVRINDRGPFSHNRIIDLSVQAAKEIGMHHTGIAKVKIEAMQVDRQGYISGKGAESLYKLAKNSGLLLKVKGSGKNFAIKAE; encoded by the coding sequence ATGCAATTAAGCAAAATCATATCATTGTTATTAGGCATACTTATTGCAAGTACGTCTGTTAATACTTTTTCTGCCGAAAAGCAAAATCCATCTAAGCCATCACATACTCAGCGGAAAGCTATTACCAGCACGGCTAAAAAAGCGCAGAATAAAGGGCAAAAGAAAACACAAATCTCTACAATAACAAAGCAAAAAAAATCAACTATTGTAGTTTCATCGGCGACAAAAAAATCTGTCAGCCATAAAAAAGCTCAAGTTCATAATAATAAAGAGCGCAAAAAAACTAATGTAAAAAAAATTACAAACAAAGTGCCATCTCTACAAAAAACGAAAACAACGGCTAAAAAAAATACAACACGGCACAACATAAATATTATTCATAATACAAAAAAACAGTATGGGGTAAACGGTGCAAAGCTGACCCACGTTAAAGTAATAAATAAAACTTACCGCTATCGAGAAAAAAATAAAACTCATACCAGCATTGATAAAGAAAAATCTCGACTATTTAGCCAAACAGGAATAGCAAGTTATTACGGCGGAATGTTTCACGGACGTAAAACAGCAAGCGGCGAGATTTTCAATAAAAATGCTTATACAGCTGCCCATAAAACATTAGCACTCGGCTCTTATGTGTTGGTTACCAACCTCCGTAATGGACGTAAGGTTATTGTTCGAATTAATGACCGTGGACCATTTAGCCATAATCGTATTATTGATCTCTCTGTACAAGCAGCAAAAGAAATTGGAATGCACCATACAGGTATTGCAAAAGTTAAAATAGAAGCAATGCAAGTAGATCGCCAAGGTTATATTTCAGGTAAAGGGGCAGAATCCCTTTATAAATTAGCGAAAAACTCAGGACTATTACTAAAAGTGAAAGGTTCTGGCAAAAATTTCGCCATTAAAGCAGAATAA